A genomic stretch from Hyalangium ruber includes:
- a CDS encoding DNA alkylation repair protein, with translation MHPSDTVMRELAQAADPEKAAFLPRFFKTGPGEYAEGDRFLGVTVPLQRRIAKRHRDMPLAELEALVRSPIHEHRFTGFLILIEQFQAAEAPTRARLFAFCRKHLKQLNNWDLVDLVAPKLIGAHLIEHPELRPMLHTFAGSPSLWRRRIAIITTQAFIRRRDLQETLVLAERLLDDPHDLIHKAVGWMLREVGQKDLTALESFLERHAQRMPRTMLRYALERLPPQRRQDFMAR, from the coding sequence ATGCATCCCTCCGACACCGTCATGCGGGAGCTGGCCCAGGCCGCCGATCCCGAGAAGGCCGCCTTCCTTCCCCGGTTCTTCAAGACAGGCCCCGGGGAGTACGCCGAGGGGGACCGCTTCCTCGGGGTGACTGTTCCCCTCCAGCGCCGCATCGCCAAGCGCCACCGGGACATGCCCCTGGCCGAGCTCGAGGCGCTGGTGCGCAGCCCCATCCACGAGCACCGCTTCACCGGCTTCCTCATCCTCATCGAGCAGTTCCAGGCCGCCGAGGCGCCCACCCGCGCGCGCCTCTTCGCCTTCTGCCGCAAGCACCTGAAGCAGCTGAACAACTGGGACCTCGTGGACCTGGTGGCTCCCAAGCTCATCGGGGCGCACCTGATCGAACACCCGGAGCTTCGGCCCATGCTCCACACGTTCGCCGGCTCTCCCTCGCTGTGGCGGCGGCGCATCGCCATCATCACCACCCAGGCGTTCATCCGGCGGAGAGATCTCCAGGAGACGCTGGTGCTCGCCGAGCGCCTCCTGGATGACCCGCACGACCTGATCCACAAGGCCGTCGGGTGGATGCTGCGCGAGGTGGGCCAGAAGGACCTGACCGCGCTGGAGTCCTTCCTGGAGCGCCATGCCCAGAGGATGCCGCGCACCATGCTGCGCTACGCCCTGGAACGCCTGCCGCCTCAGCGCCGCCAGGACTTCATGGCGCGGTAG
- a CDS encoding P1 family peptidase, producing the protein MRPCRTLLLPLLVLCLLGLSREGAAQNAPAKPRARDLGIPLGGQPGPLDAITDVPGVEVGHTTVISGQGKLVVGKGPARTGVTAVWPRGKASAAPVFAAKYALNGNGEMTGSHWLDESGFLYGPVMLTNTFSVGTVHQSVIAWAVKRGLSWDFGLPVVAETYDGILNDVEGFHVKPEHVFRAMDGASKGPVAEGGVGGGTGMMCHGFKGGIGTASRKLSEAQGGYTVGVLVQCNYGKRHQLTVAGVPVGEEISDLQACTTSDQPPSNPLITRMPKCTPKGASKASFPEGSGSIIVVVATDAPLLSHQLERIARRVPLGISRMGGLGEDSSGDIFLAFSTQTTLAAEAPVSTVSMLANDRMNPLFEATVQATQEAILNAMLAAETMTGADGIRVFAMPQDRLMEALKKYGRKPATAP; encoded by the coding sequence ATGAGACCGTGCCGGACGTTGCTCCTCCCGCTCCTCGTGCTCTGCCTGCTGGGGCTGTCCCGCGAGGGCGCCGCCCAGAACGCGCCCGCGAAGCCTCGGGCCCGGGACCTTGGAATCCCCCTCGGGGGACAGCCGGGGCCGTTGGATGCCATCACCGACGTGCCGGGCGTCGAGGTGGGCCACACCACGGTGATCTCCGGCCAGGGCAAGCTCGTGGTGGGCAAGGGCCCGGCGCGCACGGGAGTCACCGCCGTGTGGCCCCGAGGCAAGGCCTCGGCCGCGCCCGTCTTCGCGGCGAAGTACGCGCTCAATGGCAACGGGGAGATGACGGGCTCGCATTGGCTGGACGAGTCGGGCTTCCTCTACGGCCCGGTGATGCTGACCAACACCTTCAGCGTGGGCACGGTGCATCAATCCGTCATCGCCTGGGCGGTGAAGCGCGGGCTCTCGTGGGACTTCGGCCTGCCGGTGGTGGCGGAGACGTACGACGGCATCCTGAACGACGTGGAGGGCTTCCACGTCAAACCCGAGCACGTCTTCCGCGCGATGGACGGCGCCAGCAAGGGCCCGGTCGCGGAGGGCGGGGTGGGAGGCGGGACGGGGATGATGTGCCACGGCTTCAAGGGCGGTATCGGCACGGCCTCGCGCAAGCTCTCCGAGGCGCAAGGCGGCTACACGGTCGGAGTGCTCGTGCAGTGCAACTACGGCAAGCGCCACCAACTCACCGTGGCGGGCGTGCCGGTGGGCGAGGAGATCTCGGACCTCCAGGCCTGTACGACGAGCGACCAGCCGCCCTCCAACCCGCTCATCACCCGCATGCCCAAATGTACGCCGAAGGGAGCCTCCAAGGCGTCCTTCCCCGAGGGCTCGGGTTCAATCATCGTCGTGGTCGCCACCGATGCGCCGCTGCTGTCGCACCAACTGGAGCGAATCGCCCGGCGGGTGCCCCTGGGCATCTCGAGGATGGGAGGGCTGGGAGAGGACTCCTCGGGAGACATCTTCCTGGCCTTCTCGACGCAGACCACGCTGGCGGCGGAGGCCCCGGTCTCGACGGTCTCCATGCTCGCCAACGACCGGATGAACCCGCTCTTCGAGGCCACCGTGCAGGCCACGCAGGAGGCCATCCTCAACGCCATGCTCGCCGCGGAGACGATGACGGGAGCGGATGGAATTCGAGTCTTCGCGATGCCGCAGGACCGATTGATGGAGGCCCTGAAGAAGTACGGCCGCAAGCCCGCTACCGCGCCATGA
- a CDS encoding alanine/glycine:cation symporter family protein — MLPESIRKAIFWASDFVWGPWTMALLLGAGLFLTFRYRFVQVTRFPEAARTLIPAQQEGAKGALSPFQAFMTALGASIGTGNIAGVATAVVSGGPGAVFWIWCYGFFATVIKLTEAVLGIRYRKILPNGHVSAGPMHYLRDGLRAPRLAWIYALVAGVAALTTTPFTQPNSMAVVLESQFRIPTWASGVGIAVLAWLVIIGGVRSIGRVAEKLAPLKVGLYLAGGLWVILFHAAEVPAVFSLIFREAFSLEAAGGGAAGVGIMVAMRYGIARGIYANEAGYGTAAVAYGSARSEQPVQQGLNAVMEVFIVSFVTSSISALTVLVSGVWRSGLTSTALVASAFNTALPTVGGWVVAFCSFLFGYTTLIGWAYYGEQFLEYILGTKVAKPYRWVYCGLIYFGAVGKPETVWAWGDLMNGLQIFPNLVGLLGLTGVVVAALRKHAKAQPSAAVDRGEPSA, encoded by the coding sequence ATGCTCCCCGAGTCCATTCGCAAAGCCATCTTCTGGGCCAGTGACTTCGTCTGGGGTCCTTGGACGATGGCCCTCCTCCTGGGAGCGGGCCTGTTCCTGACGTTCCGCTACCGCTTCGTCCAGGTGACCCGCTTCCCCGAGGCGGCGCGGACCCTCATCCCCGCGCAGCAGGAGGGCGCGAAGGGAGCCCTCTCCCCCTTCCAGGCCTTCATGACGGCGCTGGGAGCCTCCATCGGCACGGGCAACATCGCCGGTGTGGCCACCGCCGTGGTGTCCGGTGGGCCGGGCGCCGTGTTCTGGATCTGGTGCTACGGGTTCTTCGCCACCGTCATCAAGCTCACCGAGGCCGTGCTGGGCATCCGCTACCGGAAGATTTTGCCCAACGGGCACGTGTCGGCCGGGCCCATGCACTACCTGCGCGACGGGCTCCGGGCGCCGCGCCTGGCGTGGATCTATGCGCTGGTGGCTGGCGTGGCGGCCCTCACCACCACGCCCTTCACCCAGCCCAACTCCATGGCCGTGGTGCTGGAGAGTCAGTTCCGCATTCCCACGTGGGCCTCGGGCGTTGGCATCGCCGTGCTCGCCTGGCTCGTCATCATCGGCGGGGTGCGCTCCATCGGCCGCGTGGCCGAGAAGCTGGCTCCGCTGAAGGTGGGGCTGTACCTGGCCGGCGGGCTGTGGGTCATCCTGTTCCACGCGGCGGAGGTGCCCGCGGTGTTCTCCCTCATCTTCCGCGAGGCCTTCTCGCTGGAGGCGGCTGGAGGCGGCGCCGCGGGCGTGGGAATCATGGTCGCCATGCGCTACGGCATCGCCCGGGGCATCTACGCCAACGAGGCCGGGTACGGCACGGCAGCGGTGGCCTATGGCAGCGCGCGCAGCGAGCAGCCGGTGCAGCAGGGGCTCAACGCGGTCATGGAGGTGTTCATCGTCTCCTTCGTCACCTCCTCCATCAGCGCGCTCACGGTGCTGGTAAGTGGGGTGTGGCGCTCGGGGCTGACGAGCACGGCGCTGGTGGCCTCGGCGTTCAATACCGCGCTGCCCACCGTGGGCGGCTGGGTGGTGGCCTTCTGCTCGTTCCTGTTCGGCTACACCACGCTGATCGGCTGGGCGTACTACGGCGAGCAGTTCCTCGAGTACATCTTGGGCACGAAGGTGGCCAAGCCCTACCGCTGGGTGTACTGCGGCCTCATCTACTTCGGCGCCGTGGGCAAACCCGAGACCGTGTGGGCCTGGGGTGACCTGATGAACGGGTTGCAGATCTTCCCCAACCTGGTGGGACTGCTTGGGCTCACGGGTGTGGTGGTGGCGGCCCTGCGTAAGCACGCGAAGGCGCAGCCCTCGGCGGCCGTGGACCGGGGTGAGCCCTCAGCGTAG
- a CDS encoding double-CXXCG motif protein: protein MRFYWVDEARVRRYSYDAANKWGLPGVHCPVCDAIWSSGSERYPSVDLSQLPERDKYLARLEEDYAEFERLREQVRPLAPPGVPLRPGALLGPLVGKAQGEFCPLVMEYCWALLMKREALERLQSEGLQGLKGCRTELRYRRKDPPELLEMELLPRGRVHPDCLPADRPAPCVKCGRVAWKLPDEPILEATSLPQDLDLFRMSDFMQMIVGSERFVETARRLGYEQDIVFRELPLR, encoded by the coding sequence ATGAGGTTCTACTGGGTCGATGAGGCGCGTGTTCGGCGTTACTCCTACGACGCTGCGAACAAGTGGGGGCTGCCAGGGGTGCATTGCCCTGTGTGTGACGCCATCTGGTCTTCTGGCTCGGAGCGCTACCCCTCGGTGGACCTGTCCCAACTGCCCGAGCGGGATAAGTACCTGGCGAGGCTGGAAGAGGACTATGCGGAGTTCGAGCGACTGCGCGAGCAGGTGCGTCCGCTGGCGCCCCCTGGTGTCCCCCTCCGGCCTGGAGCCCTTTTGGGCCCGCTGGTGGGTAAGGCCCAAGGCGAGTTCTGCCCGCTGGTGATGGAGTACTGCTGGGCGCTGTTGATGAAGCGCGAGGCGCTGGAGCGCCTGCAATCCGAAGGTCTGCAAGGACTGAAGGGCTGCCGCACCGAACTGCGCTATCGACGGAAGGACCCACCCGAGTTGTTGGAGATGGAGTTGCTGCCCCGGGGACGGGTGCATCCGGACTGCTTGCCCGCCGATCGGCCTGCTCCGTGCGTGAAGTGTGGCCGCGTGGCGTGGAAGCTCCCGGACGAGCCCATCCTGGAGGCGACCTCCCTTCCTCAGGACCTGGACTTGTTTCGGATGAGCGACTTCATGCAGATGATCGTCGGCAGCGAGCGCTTCGTGGAGACAGCGCGGCGCCTGGGCTACGAGCAGGACATCGTCTTCCGAGAGCTGCCCCTACGCTGA
- a CDS encoding TIGR02269 family lipoprotein: MSNPLRGWAWLLLSAVLTACAATPSLLYGEEGGCESSAEAVLFEEVCEENGSLLALCAGEQCGVYRCREVVEHPRVGQVVRTRGVWATRPPRGEAQRYWGSAQSPPGKNQPVFVIPWKAQPALPAGEVQALAEVEAQRCEPYERHHIFPQAEDLKRWFVRKGIDIHQWTLVLKVEEHRRIHRGANGGPWNEAWRRYTRANDGATKQEIELHAGQLIYEFNLYGIVVPYRCQLKRLPSNLLDSD, encoded by the coding sequence ATGAGCAACCCCCTGCGCGGGTGGGCATGGCTGCTGCTGAGCGCCGTGCTGACGGCGTGCGCGGCCACGCCTTCACTGCTGTACGGAGAAGAGGGGGGCTGCGAGTCCTCGGCGGAGGCGGTCCTCTTCGAGGAGGTATGCGAAGAGAACGGGAGCCTGCTGGCGCTATGCGCTGGCGAGCAGTGTGGCGTGTACCGCTGTCGCGAGGTGGTTGAGCACCCACGGGTCGGCCAGGTGGTGCGCACGCGAGGCGTGTGGGCGACAAGGCCTCCCCGCGGAGAAGCGCAGCGGTACTGGGGCAGTGCGCAGTCTCCACCCGGCAAGAATCAGCCGGTCTTCGTCATCCCATGGAAGGCGCAGCCCGCGCTGCCAGCGGGCGAGGTGCAGGCGCTGGCAGAGGTGGAGGCGCAGCGGTGCGAGCCCTACGAGCGGCACCACATCTTTCCGCAGGCGGAGGATCTCAAGCGGTGGTTCGTGCGAAAGGGCATCGATATTCACCAGTGGACGCTGGTGTTGAAAGTGGAGGAGCACCGACGCATCCATCGGGGCGCGAACGGTGGGCCATGGAACGAAGCGTGGCGCCGGTACACGAGGGCCAATGACGGGGCGACGAAACAGGAGATCGAACTCCACGCTGGGCAGCTCATCTACGAGTTCAACCTGTACGGCATCGTTGTGCCATACCGGTGCCAACTGAAGCGGTTGCCTTCAAACCTGCTCGACAGTGATTGA